A single Ascochyta rabiei chromosome 4, complete sequence DNA region contains:
- a CDS encoding peroxisome assembly protein (Peroxin-2), producing MPAADFAAAQERIAARRAQRAAHARTQLASPPPSPALARLPFPLNRLSAAGFGAWDAAKGREGTRPAFRVGQLDAELLDDELLALLKGQLGEGLKYFGAHLPDTYAPEVLLALRVVLFKLGLWNNHASYGAHLQGLRYSDARSSAPSRPPPRPWQKAAYGLVTIGGRYAWSKWEAHLLAAEEDSARPHTARLGFLARATEALANAHDVASLASFLVFLANGRYRTLTDRLLRLRLTPTSHSTSRDVSFEYLNRQLVWHAFTEFLLFLLPLVGITRWRRILSRSVRRLRTAFLSLVGRRSPSSASRDHADDTDSPNSGPLAFLPDRTCAICYHGQNPSTSSEADTLTHSASSGGGGGVVGSAATDITNPYAADCGCLYCFACLAQRIAGEEGEGWSCLRCGAVVQACAPWEGDVVPSKTAPRISSPSRDSKHPHLHRESGSGSAIAKSVLFAQDEGEEDEEEEEEEDEDEELDTHTDTDTDTNPPLQHIPPSPLETDALLETTHALDLGDSLAFTETSAWAHASDDDDEDEDEDEDEQSEEYDEDEGEEGEELEADYEGM from the coding sequence ATGCCCGCCGCCGACTTCGCCGCCGCCCAGGAACGCATCGCCGCCCGCCGCGCCCAACGCGCCGCCCACGCCCGCACGCAGCTCGCCTCCCCACCGCCCTCGCCCGCCCTCGCCCGCCTGCCCTTCCCCCTCAACCGCCTGAGCGCCGCCGGCTTCGGCGCGTGGGACGCCGCCAAGGGCCGCGAGGGCACGCGTCCAGCATTCCGAGTCGGGCAGCTGGACGCCGAGCTGCTCGACGACGAGCTACTGGCGCTGCTCAAGGGCCAGCTCGGCGAGGGCCTCAAGTACTTCGGCGCCCACCTGCCGGACACATACGCGCCCGAGGTGCTGCTGGCGCTGCGCGTGGTCCTGTTCAAGCTCGGCCTCTGGAACAACCACGCCAGCTACGGCGCCCACCTGCAGGGCCTGCGCTACTCCGACGCCCGCTCGTCCGCCCCGagccgcccgccgcccagGCCGTGGCAGAAGGCGGCCTACGGGCTGGTGACGATTGGGGGGCGGTACGCCTGGAGCAAGTGGGAGGCCCATCTGCTGGCGGCCGAGGAAGACTCCGCACGCCCGCACACCGCCCGCCTCGGCTTCCTCGCCCGCGCAACCGAGGCGCTGGCCAACGCGCACGACGTCGCCTCGCTGGCCTCGttcctcgtcttcctcgcCAACGGCCGCTACCGGACGCTGACCGACCGGCTGTTGCGCCTGCGCCTGACGCCGACCTCGCACTCGACCTCGCGCGACGTCTCGTTCGAGTACCTCAACCGGCAGCTGGTATGGCACGCCTTCACCGAGTTCCTCCTGTTCCTGCTCCCGCTCGTCGGCATCACCCGCTGGCGCCGCATCCTCTCGCGCTCCGTCCGCCGTCTGCGCACCGCCTTTCTATCCCTCGTGGGCCGCCGCTCCCCATCTTCCGCCTCCCGCGACCACGCCGACGACACCGACTCCCCAAACTCGGGGCCCCTCGCCTTCCTGCCCGACCGCACCTGCGCCATCTGCTACCACGGCCAGAACCCCTCGACCTCGTCAGAAGCCGACACGCTCACCCACTCCgccagcagcggcggcggtggtggcgtCGTCGGCTCCGCAGCCACCGACATCACGAACCCGTATGCCGCCGACTGCGGCTGCCTGTACTGCTTCGCCTGCCTCGCGCAGCGCATCGCCGGTGAAGAGGGCGAGGGCTGGTCGTGTCTGCGGTGCGGCGCCGTAGTGCAAGCGTGCGCGCCGTGGGAGGGCGACGTCGTCCCCTCGAAGACCGCACCGCGCATCTCGTCTCCGTCTCGCGATTCAAAACACCCACATCTGCACAGAGAGAGTGGGAGTGGGAGTGCAATTGCGAAATCCGTCCTCTTTGCCCAAGACGAAGGAGAGGAAgatgaagaggaagaggaagaggaagatgaagatgaagagCTCGATACACACACAGATACAGATACAGACACCAACCCACCACTCCAGCACATCCCTCCCTCGCCTCTCGAGACGGACGCCCTGCTAGAGACAACACACGCCCTCGATCTCGGCGACAGTCTAGCTTTCACCGAGACGTCGGCCTGGGCTCATGCCAgcgatgacgatgacgaagacgaagacgaggacgaagacgagCAGAGCGAGGAGtacgacgaagacgagggGGAGGAGGGGGAGGAACTGGAGGCTGACTATGAGGGCATGTAG